A stretch of bacterium DNA encodes these proteins:
- the clpX gene encoding ATP-dependent Clp protease ATP-binding subunit ClpX has protein sequence MTHYTDERLRCMVCGRSKYESSVLVTTETGIVICDRCIEMFHTRIREESPEEAATPAIDFQLLKPAEIKRRLDEYVIGQEDAKRILSVAVYNHYKRIRHQAGDHHQSLPRRLREVDIQKSNILLVGPTGTGKTYLAQTLARIIDVPFAIADATSITEAGYVGEDVENIILKLYANSEHNVERTQVGIVYIDEIDKVARKSADNPSITRDVSGEGVQQALLKILEGTIANVPPQGGRKHPDQAYIAIDTTNILFICGGAFEGLGDVVGQRLLEANLGFRSTPVAKSTREATRKLKQTDHGDLVKYGFIPELIGRLPVLATLDELGEEELVRILTEPRNALVKQYQALLAMDGIELEFTNAALHAIAQGALSKGTGARGLKTLIERTMLEPMYEGPSRTGSRRLVIDAGHVTGNEPVEFSASIRESRTQTDEPEYLEEAG, from the coding sequence ATGACCCACTACACCGATGAACGCCTCCGCTGCATGGTCTGTGGCCGCAGCAAATACGAGTCCTCGGTCCTCGTGACCACCGAAACCGGCATCGTCATCTGCGATCGCTGCATCGAGATGTTCCACACCCGGATTCGCGAGGAGTCCCCCGAGGAAGCCGCCACCCCCGCCATCGACTTCCAGCTCCTCAAGCCGGCCGAAATCAAACGCCGCCTCGATGAATATGTCATCGGCCAGGAAGACGCCAAGCGGATCCTCTCCGTCGCGGTCTACAACCACTACAAGCGGATCCGGCACCAGGCCGGCGACCACCACCAGTCGCTGCCGCGACGCCTGCGGGAGGTCGATATCCAGAAGTCCAACATCCTCCTCGTTGGCCCCACCGGCACTGGCAAAACCTACCTGGCCCAGACCCTGGCCCGCATCATCGATGTCCCCTTCGCCATCGCCGATGCCACCAGCATTACCGAGGCGGGGTATGTCGGCGAGGATGTCGAAAACATCATCCTCAAGCTGTATGCGAACTCGGAACACAATGTCGAGCGGACCCAGGTCGGGATTGTCTACATCGATGAGATCGACAAGGTCGCCCGCAAGAGCGCCGACAACCCCAGCATCACCCGGGATGTCTCCGGCGAGGGGGTGCAGCAGGCGCTGCTGAAAATCCTCGAGGGAACCATCGCCAATGTCCCGCCGCAGGGGGGGCGCAAGCACCCCGACCAGGCGTACATCGCCATCGACACCACCAACATCCTCTTCATCTGCGGCGGCGCCTTTGAGGGGCTGGGGGATGTCGTGGGCCAGCGGCTCCTGGAGGCGAATCTCGGCTTCCGGAGTACGCCGGTGGCGAAGTCGACCCGGGAAGCGACCCGCAAGCTCAAGCAGACCGACCACGGGGACCTGGTGAAATACGGCTTCATCCCGGAACTGATCGGACGTCTGCCGGTCCTGGCGACCCTCGATGAGCTGGGCGAAGAAGAACTGGTGCGGATCCTCACTGAGCCCCGCAACGCCCTCGTGAAGCAGTATCAGGCCCTCCTGGCGATGGATGGCATCGAGCTGGAGTTCACCAACGCCGCCCTGCATGCCATCGCGCAGGGTGCCCTGTCGAAGGGGACCGGGGCACGCGGCCTGAAGACCCTCATCGAGCGGACCATGCTCGAGCCGATGTACGAGGGGCCGTCACGGACCGGCTCCCGACGGCTGGTCATCGATGCCGGACATGTCACGGGCAACGAGCCGGTGGAGTTCTCCGCGAGCATCCGGGAGTCGCGGACCCAGACCGACGAACCGGAGTACCTGGAAGAAGCGGGCTAG
- the bcp_3 gene encoding putative peroxiredoxin, whose translation MPRPSTTLKVGDTAPDFTLPLASGKAESLSGLLGIAPLLLFFFRGTWCPNCRKQWKELQPVMPRLMTAGVQCRGIMAQHPASVSAYEAQTGFPFPMLLDQERGVIKAYGVWHLLGIDAFNIARPSTFLIDQRGVVRWLFVSSHQMDRPGPEQLLAAVREHR comes from the coding sequence GTGCCACGTCCCAGTACCACCCTCAAAGTCGGCGATACCGCCCCGGATTTCACGCTTCCCCTGGCTTCCGGGAAAGCGGAGAGTCTGTCGGGGCTGCTCGGCATCGCCCCGCTGCTCCTCTTCTTCTTCCGGGGAACCTGGTGTCCGAATTGCCGTAAACAATGGAAGGAATTGCAGCCCGTGATGCCGCGGCTGATGACCGCCGGGGTCCAGTGCCGGGGGATCATGGCCCAGCATCCCGCCTCGGTGAGCGCATATGAGGCCCAGACCGGATTTCCCTTCCCAATGCTGCTGGATCAGGAGCGGGGCGTGATCAAGGCGTATGGAGTCTGGCATCTACTGGGCATCGATGCGTTCAACATCGCGCGCCCTAGCACCTTCCTGATCGATCAGCGTGGGGTCGTGCGATGGCTCTTTGTGTCGAGTCACCAAATGGATCGTCCGGGTCCGGAGCAGTTGCTGGCCGCCGTGCGGGAGCATCGGTGA
- the clpP gene encoding ATP-dependent Clp protease proteolytic subunit, with protein sequence MIPYVIEQTARGERSYDIFSRLLKDRIILLGQPVDDHIANLIVAQLLFLEKEDPEKDIDLYINSPGGVVTAGLAIYDTMQIIRPDVVTICVGQAMSMGAVILAGGAPGKRLALQNASILIHQPLGGARGQASDIEIHAKEILRTRSLLNGILAKHTGQDLETIGRDTDRDHFMTSEEALNYGLIDEIVKSRADVEALKKKLSEGGG encoded by the coding sequence ATGATCCCCTACGTCATCGAGCAGACCGCCCGCGGCGAGCGCTCCTACGACATCTTTTCGCGGCTCCTGAAGGACCGCATCATCCTGCTGGGGCAACCGGTCGATGACCACATCGCCAACCTGATCGTCGCGCAACTCCTCTTCCTCGAAAAGGAAGACCCGGAAAAGGACATCGACCTCTACATCAACTCCCCCGGCGGGGTCGTGACCGCGGGCCTCGCGATCTACGACACCATGCAGATCATTCGTCCGGATGTCGTGACGATCTGTGTCGGGCAGGCGATGAGCATGGGGGCCGTGATCCTGGCCGGCGGCGCCCCAGGGAAGCGTCTGGCGCTCCAGAACGCGAGCATTCTGATCCATCAGCCCCTGGGGGGTGCCCGCGGACAGGCGTCGGATATCGAGATCCACGCGAAGGAGATCCTGCGGACCCGGTCGCTGCTCAACGGGATTCTGGCGAAACATACGGGGCAGGACCTGGAGACCATCGGGCGGGACACGGACCGCGACCATTTCATGACGTCGGAAGAGGCGCTGAACTACGGTCTGATCGACGAGATTGTGAAGTCGCGGGCGGATGTCGAGGCGCTGAAGAAGAAGCTCAGCGAAGGAGGGGGGTAA
- the glyA gene encoding Serine hydroxymethyltransferase: MDARYQQLKATDPAVWAAVLNEVARQNEKIELIASENFTSPAVLEALGSPLTNKYAEGLPGKRYYGGCEYVDVVETLAIDRARQLFAAEFANVQPHAGATANAAVYLSFLRPGDRILGMNLSDGGHLTHGHPLNISGKYYEVAAYGVDKETELLDYAEIRRIALEFRPKMLVGGFSSYPRHVDWGAYREIADEVGALLMVDIAHVAGLVVTGHYPSPVPVADVVTTTTHKTLRGPRGGLIVGKADHAEALNKGVFPGIHGGPMMHVIAAKAVCFLEALQPSFAEYSGRVIANARVLAARLAERGFRPCTGGTDNHIVLIDLTAQDMSGKKAERLLDSVGITINKNTIPRETRSPLVASGMRLGSSAMTTRGFGEAEFIAVADLIAETLEHPDDDAVYAGIRDRVRELCVRFPIYDYDPSQTPTLELQPTD; the protein is encoded by the coding sequence ATGGATGCCCGGTATCAGCAGCTCAAGGCTACCGACCCGGCGGTCTGGGCGGCGGTCCTGAACGAAGTGGCCCGTCAGAACGAAAAGATCGAACTCATCGCCAGCGAAAACTTCACCTCGCCGGCGGTGCTGGAAGCCCTGGGCTCCCCGCTGACCAATAAGTACGCCGAAGGGCTCCCGGGCAAGCGGTATTACGGTGGCTGTGAGTATGTCGATGTGGTGGAAACCCTGGCCATCGACCGGGCCAGGCAACTGTTCGCGGCGGAGTTCGCTAACGTCCAGCCGCACGCCGGCGCGACCGCCAATGCAGCGGTGTATCTCTCCTTCCTGCGGCCCGGCGACCGCATCCTGGGCATGAATCTCTCCGATGGTGGACACCTCACCCATGGTCATCCGCTGAACATCAGTGGGAAGTACTACGAGGTCGCTGCCTACGGTGTGGACAAAGAGACCGAGCTCCTGGACTACGCCGAGATTCGCCGGATAGCCCTCGAGTTTCGTCCGAAGATGCTGGTCGGCGGCTTTTCCTCGTACCCCCGGCATGTCGACTGGGGGGCGTATCGCGAGATCGCCGATGAGGTTGGTGCGTTGTTGATGGTCGACATCGCGCACGTGGCGGGGCTCGTGGTGACCGGTCACTACCCCTCCCCGGTCCCGGTCGCGGATGTCGTCACCACCACCACACACAAAACATTGCGGGGACCGCGGGGCGGGCTCATTGTCGGCAAAGCTGACCATGCCGAAGCCCTGAACAAGGGGGTGTTTCCCGGCATTCATGGGGGGCCGATGATGCATGTCATCGCGGCGAAGGCGGTCTGTTTCCTCGAGGCACTGCAGCCATCGTTTGCGGAGTACTCCGGACGGGTCATCGCCAATGCCCGGGTCCTGGCGGCGCGACTGGCCGAGCGGGGCTTCCGGCCCTGCACCGGCGGCACCGACAATCACATTGTCCTCATCGATCTCACCGCACAGGACATGAGCGGGAAGAAGGCAGAGCGCCTCCTGGACAGTGTCGGCATCACCATCAATAAGAACACGATCCCCCGGGAGACCCGGTCGCCGCTGGTCGCCTCCGGGATGCGCCTGGGATCCTCAGCCATGACCACCCGGGGCTTCGGCGAGGCGGAGTTCATCGCGGTCGCCGACCTCATCGCGGAGACCCTGGAGCATCCGGATGATGACGCCGTGTACGCCGGTATCCGGGACCGGGTCCGGGAACTCTGTGTCCGTTTCCCCATCTATGACTACGACCCCTCGCAAACCCCTACTCTGGAACTGCAACCGACTGACTGA
- the srmB gene encoding ATP-dependent RNA helicase SrmB: MGLYERILDPALRLHLQSLAHEGIEASLKTPSPPDQPAMLAAALRQRLEVEFERVLEDAGLKDQEQLFQALCLAIEKPGLLLSFYNTAVDAGVEALEALYPHGTALPPRPDTPMSVNCLLTGTDSEPHLASQLKKELASADRCDILCSFIKWSGLRLLWDELTRFVGTPGHQLRIITTSYMGATDAKAIEELARLPNTQVRISYDTQRTRLHAKAYCFHRQTGYSAAYVGSANVSQAALTEGLEWVVKISQADSGTVWQKVRSTFESYWQDPEFELYAMADAGRLRTALHQERSKQAEQIDFQAFDLRPFGFQQVILDRLRMERLGLDRHQHLVVAATGTGKTMIAGFDYKAYRQEFIQREGRQPRLLFIAHTAEILRQSLYSFRGILRDGSFGDLLVGDHVPSQYDHLFCSIQSFHAKRLADEFSPDHFDYVIVDEFHHAAAPTYVALLEFLRPKELLGLTATPERTDVKDILHHFGGRITEEIRLPDAITRELLCPFQYFGIADLLDLSRVAWRRGAYDTTELERLMLDNQARTNLILQELESKLTEVSLARGIGFCASVRHAQYMARSFQQAGIPAAAVTGGVPHTERLQLIQQLQKRELNFLFTVDVLGEGIDIPEVDTVLLLRPTESLLVFLQQIGRGLRLSPGKECLTILDFVAQQQRGFRFEERFQALLRGRRRSVEDEIKRGFPHLPPGCAIVLDRVSQERILENIRGTIVRAQQLIQLARQQAEELGRPPTLSEYFSANRVAPQYFYKYLTFDQLQREAGWLSAPTEPDTDRLKQGLRRASHLADPAFLELLGSVEKIDTLDEQARRRARMIYFSMNGRGTADLTEESGLQKLLENPRHVQELRHLLQFNIEQRGFLPLEPELPYPCPLMVHSEYTRDEIQAAFDDLKLGDNFSMREGMRYLPHLNTYLFFVTLEKSESDYSPTTMYRDYAVNERLFHWESQNATSADSDTGKRFTGRIDRGCIFLLFVRERKKVDGLAQPYYFLGPVNYVSHEGSRPMCILWELRYPLPAALLQASARLKIT; encoded by the coding sequence ATGGGGCTCTATGAGCGGATCCTCGACCCCGCTCTCCGATTGCACCTGCAATCCCTGGCCCACGAAGGCATCGAAGCTTCCCTCAAGACGCCCTCACCACCGGACCAGCCTGCGATGTTGGCAGCCGCGTTGCGACAACGGCTGGAGGTAGAGTTTGAGCGCGTGTTGGAGGATGCTGGGTTGAAGGATCAGGAGCAGCTGTTTCAGGCACTTTGTTTAGCCATTGAGAAGCCAGGACTACTGCTGAGTTTTTACAACACGGCTGTAGATGCAGGTGTGGAAGCCTTAGAAGCGTTATATCCCCATGGGACTGCACTACCACCACGCCCCGACACACCAATGAGCGTCAATTGCTTGCTGACCGGTACGGACAGCGAACCGCACTTGGCATCGCAGCTGAAAAAAGAACTCGCGTCAGCGGATCGCTGCGACATCCTCTGCTCGTTCATCAAGTGGAGCGGATTGCGCCTTCTCTGGGATGAACTGACACGCTTTGTAGGGACCCCAGGGCATCAGCTACGCATCATTACGACAAGCTACATGGGTGCTACAGACGCCAAAGCTATCGAGGAACTGGCGAGGCTCCCTAACACGCAAGTCCGCATCTCCTACGACACCCAACGGACTCGCTTGCACGCAAAGGCCTATTGCTTTCATCGGCAGACCGGTTACAGCGCGGCCTATGTGGGATCCGCCAATGTATCTCAAGCGGCCCTGACTGAAGGGCTGGAGTGGGTTGTCAAAATCAGTCAGGCCGACTCCGGTACCGTATGGCAGAAAGTGCGCAGTACGTTTGAGTCGTACTGGCAGGACCCCGAGTTTGAGTTGTACGCGATGGCGGATGCTGGGCGCTTGCGGACAGCGCTGCATCAGGAGCGTTCCAAACAAGCGGAGCAAATCGACTTCCAAGCGTTTGATTTACGTCCTTTCGGCTTCCAGCAGGTGATTTTGGATCGTCTCCGAATGGAGCGGTTGGGACTAGACCGTCACCAGCATCTCGTAGTCGCCGCAACTGGAACCGGGAAAACCATGATCGCGGGTTTTGACTACAAGGCGTATCGCCAGGAATTCATTCAGCGGGAAGGCCGTCAACCGCGCCTTCTCTTCATCGCACATACCGCAGAAATCTTGCGGCAGAGTCTGTACAGCTTCCGCGGAATTCTGCGCGATGGTAGTTTTGGGGACCTGCTGGTCGGTGACCACGTGCCCAGTCAGTACGACCATCTTTTCTGCTCCATCCAGAGCTTTCACGCAAAGCGGCTCGCAGATGAGTTCAGCCCAGACCACTTCGATTACGTCATCGTGGACGAGTTCCACCATGCAGCTGCTCCCACCTATGTGGCACTGCTTGAGTTCCTGCGTCCGAAAGAACTCCTCGGCCTGACTGCGACACCTGAACGGACCGATGTTAAGGACATCTTGCACCACTTCGGTGGTCGCATCACTGAAGAAATCCGACTTCCCGACGCCATCACGCGGGAGTTGCTTTGCCCGTTTCAGTATTTCGGGATCGCGGACTTACTCGACTTGTCGCGCGTTGCGTGGCGTCGTGGGGCATATGACACCACCGAGCTTGAGCGCCTAATGCTGGACAACCAGGCACGAACGAATCTCATCTTGCAAGAGCTCGAAAGCAAGCTCACAGAGGTGTCGCTTGCTCGGGGAATCGGATTCTGCGCGTCGGTCAGGCACGCGCAGTACATGGCCCGGTCGTTTCAGCAAGCCGGAATACCTGCCGCGGCGGTCACAGGCGGAGTGCCTCATACGGAGCGGCTCCAGCTGATACAGCAGTTGCAGAAACGAGAGCTCAATTTTCTGTTCACGGTCGATGTCCTCGGCGAGGGGATCGACATTCCCGAAGTCGATACGGTGCTGCTCTTACGTCCCACTGAGAGCTTGTTGGTCTTCTTGCAGCAAATCGGGCGCGGCCTCCGGCTGTCTCCCGGCAAGGAATGCCTCACAATCCTTGATTTTGTGGCGCAACAGCAGCGCGGATTTCGCTTTGAGGAGCGATTTCAAGCGCTACTTCGAGGACGCCGGCGCTCTGTGGAAGACGAGATCAAGCGTGGCTTCCCGCACTTGCCCCCCGGTTGCGCCATCGTCCTAGACCGGGTGTCCCAAGAACGCATCCTGGAGAATATTCGCGGGACGATTGTCAGAGCGCAGCAGCTGATTCAGCTGGCGAGGCAACAAGCCGAAGAGCTTGGGCGTCCGCCAACGCTCAGCGAGTACTTCAGTGCGAACCGTGTCGCGCCGCAGTACTTCTATAAATACCTGACCTTCGACCAATTGCAGCGGGAGGCTGGCTGGCTCTCAGCCCCAACAGAGCCTGACACCGATCGGTTGAAGCAAGGCCTGCGTCGCGCGTCTCACTTAGCAGATCCCGCTTTCCTCGAGTTGCTTGGGTCGGTAGAAAAGATCGACACCCTCGATGAACAAGCACGGCGGCGTGCACGGATGATCTACTTTTCGATGAACGGTCGCGGCACAGCAGATTTGACGGAAGAATCCGGTCTACAAAAACTTTTGGAGAATCCGCGGCATGTTCAGGAACTGAGGCACCTGCTGCAATTCAATATTGAGCAACGAGGTTTCTTGCCGCTGGAGCCCGAACTGCCCTATCCCTGCCCGCTGATGGTGCACTCGGAGTACACTCGCGATGAAATCCAGGCAGCCTTCGATGACTTAAAGCTCGGCGACAACTTTTCCATGCGTGAGGGCATGCGTTACCTTCCGCACTTAAACACGTATCTATTTTTCGTCACTTTGGAAAAAAGTGAATCGGACTACTCTCCCACCACGATGTATCGAGACTACGCAGTCAATGAGCGGCTCTTCCATTGGGAATCTCAAAATGCGACAAGTGCAGATTCCGACACTGGAAAGCGTTTCACGGGGCGTATCGATCGCGGGTGCATCTTCTTGTTGTTCGTGCGGGAACGGAAGAAGGTCGATGGGTTGGCCCAGCCATACTACTTCTTAGGACCTGTGAACTATGTGTCCCATGAAGGATCGCGGCCTATGTGCATCCTCTGGGAGCTGCGCTATCCCCTGCCAGCTGCCCTCTTGCAAGCGAGCGCTCGGCTTAAGATCACGTAA
- the pvuIIM gene encoding Modification methylase PvuII produces the protein MSTIVLQSLLAFLAKGDLHLCQEFVWYNPARLPSPIQWVNVERIRVKDAFTRIWWMSPTPRPKADNRRVLQAYSPSMQKLLETGKYNAGRRPSEYKIGAKSFATNNIGAIPPNVLDAEAAPSLGTLLKGTNTRANDDYQNACRAAGMPQHPARMPKELAEFFIRFLTDPGDLVLDPFAGSNTTGYVAESLARKWIGIEADADYAASSINRFPANSITSISPHLKPIR, from the coding sequence ATGTCAACTATTGTACTACAGTCGCTGCTGGCGTTTCTCGCAAAAGGCGATTTGCATTTGTGCCAAGAATTCGTCTGGTATAACCCTGCCAGGCTGCCATCTCCAATCCAATGGGTGAATGTAGAGAGAATCAGGGTAAAAGATGCATTTACTAGAATTTGGTGGATGTCACCAACTCCTCGCCCAAAGGCGGATAATCGTCGCGTGCTTCAAGCGTATAGTCCTAGCATGCAAAAGTTACTAGAAACCGGGAAGTATAATGCTGGCCGCCGTCCCTCTGAGTACAAAATTGGAGCAAAAAGCTTTGCGACAAATAATATTGGCGCAATCCCTCCAAATGTTCTAGATGCTGAAGCGGCTCCGAGCTTGGGAACTTTATTAAAGGGCACGAATACGCGGGCGAATGATGATTATCAAAACGCATGCCGTGCTGCAGGTATGCCGCAACATCCGGCCCGGATGCCCAAAGAGCTGGCAGAGTTTTTCATCCGCTTTCTAACTGATCCGGGCGACCTTGTCCTAGATCCATTTGCGGGAAGCAACACGACAGGGTACGTTGCAGAGAGCTTAGCTCGTAAGTGGATTGGCATTGAAGCAGATGCTGATTATGCAGCGAGTTCGATAAATAGATTTCCAGCAAACTCGATTACTTCCATCTCTCCTCACCTGAAGCCGATCCGGTAA
- the hcaB_2 gene encoding 3-phenylpropionate-dihydrodiol/cinnamic acid-dihydrodiol dehydrogenase, with amino-acid sequence MVPGDIDVAAQPGTIFITGGSRGIGAATALRFARGGWRVAITGRDASALAQVVAQAGADGVRLHCFVHDVLEPEASHQSLLEQVLAQLGSLTVCIVNAGIYAPAPVATASDDNWESQIGINLTGAWRTIRATLPAIRESRGLYVLNSSIAGLKGYGSNGAYGASKWGLRGLGESLRSEEAGQGIRVSVLYPGPVDTPIWDPLRPSLARDAMIPAEAVADLVWHLATTDPRLQIDEVTLTPAGYLR; translated from the coding sequence ATGGTACCTGGCGACATCGATGTAGCAGCGCAGCCCGGCACGATTTTCATCACGGGCGGGAGTCGGGGGATCGGGGCGGCCACCGCGCTCCGGTTTGCCCGGGGGGGCTGGCGGGTCGCGATCACGGGTCGCGATGCCTCGGCCCTCGCGCAGGTGGTGGCGCAAGCGGGCGCAGATGGCGTCAGGCTCCATTGCTTTGTCCACGATGTGCTGGAGCCGGAGGCGTCGCACCAGTCCTTGCTGGAGCAGGTGTTGGCGCAGTTGGGGTCGCTGACGGTCTGTATTGTGAACGCCGGCATCTACGCCCCCGCGCCGGTCGCGACCGCGTCAGATGACAACTGGGAATCGCAGATTGGCATCAACCTCACCGGGGCCTGGCGCACGATCCGCGCGACGCTGCCCGCGATCCGGGAGTCGCGGGGGTTGTATGTCCTGAACTCGAGCATCGCAGGGCTCAAAGGCTACGGCTCCAACGGCGCGTATGGAGCCAGCAAGTGGGGACTGCGGGGGCTGGGCGAGTCGCTGCGGTCTGAGGAAGCAGGGCAGGGCATCCGGGTGTCGGTGCTCTATCCGGGGCCGGTCGATACGCCCATCTGGGACCCCCTGCGACCGTCGCTGGCGCGGGACGCGATGATCCCGGCGGAGGCGGTGGCGGACCTGGTGTGGCATCTGGCGACGACGGATCCGCGATTGCAAATCGATGAGGTGACCCTCACTCCGGCGGGGTACCTGCGGTAG